In Alkalihalobacterium alkalinitrilicum, a genomic segment contains:
- a CDS encoding leucine-rich repeat domain-containing protein: MTVEGKKLPIYYYPGRLTSQIADYIGKHVNGTSQIIEMNDLLNKENESQADASILIFPILGDVRIPDVIERCIGRNKLPKRVEVCVIGDYDKEPISCEVANETIRILAQEGYQTLIPPLLLDSPYINYEKIAPWLDQAINHEKLATWKPQQQDQAMPEIRHPAFDRIIDLLPVMPRYKVNQAGKCMMLSLETCAEYPRSIYDQLTRNELQKLERYINDLHELRELRIPYANIQEWPFKANSFQQIQALDLRGSRMGNYRFLENFKQLVKINLGANDLKEIPLPILELQKLQILFIYKNAIQHVTKEIQKLPQLRWLSMYRNRITTLPRELVNCSKLETLNVGANPIRYLPSFPQVKSLTLRNCQLRRLPINYNEWHSLEQVDLAKNDIQEKSNILQTLRLER; encoded by the coding sequence ATGACAGTTGAAGGAAAGAAGCTTCCTATTTATTATTATCCAGGCAGATTAACGAGTCAGATTGCTGATTACATAGGGAAACATGTGAATGGGACGTCTCAGATAATTGAAATGAACGACTTATTAAATAAAGAAAATGAATCACAAGCGGACGCTAGCATACTTATTTTCCCCATCCTAGGTGATGTAAGGATACCTGATGTAATTGAAAGATGTATTGGTAGAAATAAGCTCCCAAAACGAGTGGAAGTTTGTGTGATAGGGGATTATGATAAGGAACCGATCTCTTGTGAAGTAGCCAATGAAACTATTAGAATCCTAGCTCAAGAAGGTTATCAAACCCTTATTCCACCTTTGTTACTCGATTCACCTTATATCAATTATGAAAAAATAGCTCCATGGTTAGACCAAGCCATCAATCATGAAAAACTAGCTACTTGGAAACCTCAACAACAAGACCAAGCCATGCCTGAGATAAGGCACCCTGCATTCGATAGGATCATTGACTTATTGCCTGTTATGCCCAGATATAAAGTAAATCAAGCAGGCAAGTGCATGATGTTATCACTGGAAACCTGTGCAGAATATCCGAGAAGCATATATGATCAGCTTACTCGAAATGAATTGCAAAAACTAGAAAGGTATATAAATGATCTTCATGAATTAAGAGAGCTTAGGATTCCCTACGCTAACATACAGGAATGGCCATTTAAGGCCAATTCCTTTCAACAAATCCAGGCTTTAGATTTAAGAGGAAGTCGTATGGGGAATTATCGATTTCTCGAAAATTTTAAACAATTAGTAAAAATTAATTTAGGAGCAAATGATTTAAAGGAAATCCCTCTACCCATTTTAGAATTACAGAAACTACAAATTTTATTTATCTATAAAAATGCAATTCAACACGTTACGAAAGAGATTCAAAAGCTTCCGCAATTACGCTGGTTATCAATGTATCGTAATCGAATTACTACGTTACCAAGAGAACTTGTAAATTGTTCAAAGCTAGAAACTTTAAATGTCGGGGCAAATCCCATAAGGTACTTACCAAGCTTTCCGCAGGTTAAGTCATTAACCCTTCGAAATTGTCAGTTACGTAGATTACCTATAAATTATAACGAATGGCATTCTCTTGAACAGGTTGATCTAGCTAAAAATGATATCCAAGAAAAATCAAATATTCTCCAAACCTTAAGACTCGAGCGTTAA
- a CDS encoding winged helix-turn-helix domain-containing protein — MIDEIRNWKKREGSIKESVWLSEGVQFFRRLVDENPKNKEYKTELARLLIRSGTDEKLKYVNLMNAKHLFEEVLELFPNNGEAFYRLGHIFYENDEFEKSITYFTNAVSQSLSEIRLFRAYCAISKAYYHLGEDEKSNNYLQKAIEVDKENNFTSEINEVRSLITQCGHLRRLVRYSDGINQFLPVEEAEKLRIDADSDGEAVLDLSHFHPSFIGPIDVVPLERKEAELLSYLIERDYKFVSKEELFNVWEEDEQPAIKTIVSYISTIKRKVMPCLPVNSNEMITSKRGMGYRWTCSIPTKIIKQL; from the coding sequence TTGATTGATGAAATTAGGAATTGGAAAAAACGTGAAGGTTCGATAAAGGAATCAGTATGGCTATCAGAAGGTGTTCAATTCTTTCGAAGATTAGTGGATGAAAATCCCAAAAACAAAGAATACAAGACGGAACTCGCAAGGCTTTTAATACGGAGTGGTACCGATGAAAAATTGAAGTATGTTAACTTAATGAATGCTAAGCATTTATTTGAAGAAGTTTTAGAGCTTTTCCCTAACAATGGAGAAGCATTTTATCGATTAGGACACATCTTTTATGAAAATGATGAATTTGAAAAATCGATCACATATTTTACAAATGCAGTCAGTCAATCTTTGTCTGAAATACGATTATTTCGAGCATATTGTGCCATTTCTAAAGCCTATTATCACCTTGGTGAAGATGAAAAATCCAATAACTATTTACAAAAGGCGATTGAGGTGGATAAAGAAAATAATTTCACCAGTGAAATTAATGAGGTTAGAAGTTTAATTACGCAATGTGGTCATCTCAGAAGACTTGTTCGATATTCAGATGGAATCAATCAATTTCTTCCAGTAGAAGAGGCAGAAAAGTTACGCATTGATGCCGATTCCGATGGAGAAGCCGTATTAGATTTAAGTCATTTTCACCCCTCATTTATTGGTCCGATAGATGTAGTTCCATTAGAAAGAAAAGAAGCAGAACTACTAAGTTACTTAATTGAGCGGGATTATAAATTTGTTAGCAAGGAAGAGCTTTTCAATGTGTGGGAAGAGGACGAGCAACCAGCAATAAAAACAATTGTGAGCTATATTTCGACAATTAAGCGAAAGGTAATGCCCTGTCTACCAGTAAATAGTAACGAAATGATTACATCCAAGAGAGGGATGGGCTATCGTTGGACGTGTTCTATTCCGACTAAGATAATAAAACAATTATAA
- a CDS encoding gamma-glutamylcyclotransferase — MINVFVYGTLRKGEANAKLLKSATCIAEQCWTNGLLYDTGYGYPAMKQAPFSRVFGELYALSEADLTRLDQLEGYTEGGTNNLYERIEQTVYTDKGTTIAYMYVASKADLLQRKILNGDWKEHNLLLKQSGTVLYFAYGSCMDQKRIGDAGVAHHFRNMLGVGLLTNYTLRFTRKSTKDRMGRADIVEEGGYVEGKVYNLPIRVLEEYLYGREGAPKAYRPTFVEIEINVKKVQALTFVVTKKEEETAPPQWYKEEILRGAEGYLTVDYISKIQNHINSLKKSKLKIGGM; from the coding sequence ATGATCAACGTCTTTGTTTATGGAACGTTGCGTAAAGGAGAAGCAAATGCCAAACTTTTAAAAAGTGCGACATGCATCGCGGAGCAGTGCTGGACAAATGGATTATTATATGACACAGGATATGGCTATCCAGCTATGAAACAAGCACCATTTTCTCGAGTATTTGGTGAACTGTACGCATTATCAGAAGCCGATTTAACAAGACTTGACCAACTAGAAGGGTATACAGAAGGTGGTACTAATAACTTATATGAAAGAATTGAGCAAACCGTTTACACAGACAAAGGCACTACGATTGCTTACATGTATGTGGCTAGTAAAGCTGATTTATTACAAAGGAAAATATTAAATGGCGATTGGAAGGAGCACAATCTTTTGTTAAAGCAAAGTGGTACTGTACTTTATTTTGCCTATGGAAGCTGCATGGATCAAAAACGAATCGGTGACGCAGGGGTCGCTCATCATTTCCGAAACATGCTTGGAGTAGGTCTATTAACGAACTATACTCTCAGGTTTACTAGGAAATCAACAAAAGATAGAATGGGGCGCGCTGATATCGTTGAAGAAGGTGGATATGTTGAAGGAAAAGTTTATAACCTTCCTATTAGAGTTTTAGAAGAATACTTGTATGGCCGTGAAGGCGCACCAAAAGCATACCGCCCTACATTTGTAGAAATTGAGATAAACGTAAAGAAAGTTCAGGCGCTAACCTTTGTCGTAACAAAAAAAGAGGAGGAAACGGCCCCTCCTCAATGGTATAAAGAGGAAATTCTTCGAGGTGCAGAGGGTTATTTAACAGTAGACTATATTTCAAAAATACAAAACCATATAAATTCTTTAAAAAAATCTAAGCTAAAAATTGGAGGAATGTAA
- a CDS encoding diphthine--ammonia ligase — protein sequence MKEDQLKKVAICWSGGKDSCLALFRVLKENYEVTCLVSMVSEKDARNHAHGIQLEILKLQANALGLPLLLVDSAGKYELSLKRTLSRLKEKYGVEAIVFGSLYSKEDRKWNEQVAVKSGIEPLFPVWISPTQSSKLLYDFISLGFQSVVCRASTKFFDRSWAGRYLDWNFYDEIHQTDNCVMGELGEYHTFVLDGPIFHKKIEITKSDVVLNSGLWSLDIQTCQLLDKA from the coding sequence TTGAAAGAAGACCAATTAAAAAAAGTAGCTATTTGCTGGAGTGGTGGGAAAGATAGTTGTCTTGCATTATTTCGTGTACTAAAAGAAAACTATGAGGTTACGTGTTTAGTATCTATGGTTTCAGAAAAAGATGCTCGAAATCACGCACATGGCATCCAGTTAGAAATTTTAAAATTACAAGCTAATGCATTGGGATTGCCTCTACTTTTGGTTGACTCTGCAGGGAAATATGAGCTTTCGCTAAAAAGGACCCTTTCCCGCTTAAAAGAGAAATATGGAGTAGAAGCTATTGTATTTGGGAGTTTATATTCAAAAGAAGATAGGAAGTGGAATGAGCAAGTGGCAGTTAAATCAGGAATTGAGCCTCTTTTCCCTGTATGGATTTCACCAACACAATCTTCGAAACTTCTTTATGATTTTATATCCCTCGGTTTTCAATCTGTAGTTTGTCGTGCTTCTACTAAGTTTTTTGACCGATCATGGGCAGGAAGATACCTTGATTGGAATTTTTATGACGAGATCCATCAAACCGATAATTGTGTTATGGGTGAATTAGGGGAATATCATACTTTTGTTTTGGACGGACCAATTTTTCATAAGAAAATTGAAATAACTAAATCAGATGTTGTTTTGAATTCTGGATTGTGGTCATTAGATATCCAAACGTGTCAATTATTGGACAAAGCTTAG